The following coding sequences lie in one Flavobacteriales bacterium genomic window:
- the era gene encoding GTPase Era, which yields MMHKSGFVNIIGNPNVGKSTLMNALVGERLSIITSKAQTTRHRILGIVNDENHQIVFSDTPGVLEPAYKMHQSMMTFVKSALSDADVILFMVEVKENRFRDADILNSLKKTDTPILLLINKIDEVDQQFLEEKVAFWKKELPKAQIYPLSALHGFNIDNIFERIKELLPEGEPYYDKDALTDKPEKFFVSEIIREKILMNYQKEIPYSCEVEVEEYKEFPHIVKIRAIIIVARDSQKGIIIGHQGKELKKIGTEARKDIETFVQNKVFLELYVKVSKDWRDNDNQLKRFGYNQ from the coding sequence ATAATGCATAAATCAGGCTTTGTAAACATTATTGGCAACCCAAACGTAGGAAAATCAACGCTTATGAACGCTTTGGTGGGCGAACGTTTATCCATTATCACCTCTAAAGCACAAACTACTCGACACCGTATTTTAGGTATTGTTAACGACGAAAATCATCAAATTGTGTTTTCCGATACTCCAGGTGTTTTAGAACCTGCCTACAAAATGCACCAAAGCATGATGACTTTTGTAAAATCGGCTTTATCAGATGCTGATGTTATTCTGTTTATGGTAGAGGTAAAAGAAAACAGGTTTCGTGATGCTGATATCTTAAACAGCTTAAAGAAAACCGACACACCAATCCTTTTACTCATCAATAAAATAGACGAAGTTGACCAACAATTTTTAGAGGAAAAAGTAGCGTTCTGGAAAAAAGAATTGCCAAAAGCTCAAATCTATCCACTATCTGCTCTGCACGGATTTAATATCGACAATATTTTTGAACGCATAAAAGAACTTCTGCCTGAAGGCGAACCGTATTACGATAAAGATGCGTTGACGGATAAACCAGAGAAGTTTTTCGTGTCGGAAATTATACGCGAGAAAATATTGATGAATTACCAAAAGGAAATCCCATACTCTTGTGAGGTTGAAGTGGAAGAATACAAGGAGTTTCCTCATATTGTAAAAATTAGAGCAATAATTATTGTGGCACGTGATTCTCAAAAAGGTATTATTATTGGTCACCAAGGAAAAGAATTGAAGAAAATTGGTACTGAAGCCCGTAAAGACATTGAAACTTTTGTACAAAACAAAGTGTTTTTAGAACTTTACGTTAAAGTAAGTAAAGATTGGAGAGACAACGACAACCAATTAAAACGATTTGGGTATAATCAGTAG
- a CDS encoding GIY-YIG nuclease family protein has product MYKVYILYSRNFNKIYIGYTSNLEGRFISHNEKATKGYTIKYRPWVIAFFEEFESKSEAIKREKELKSSRGRAFVWEKINELGLIH; this is encoded by the coding sequence ATGTATAAAGTATATATATTATACTCAAGGAATTTCAATAAAATCTATATTGGATATACGTCTAATTTAGAAGGTAGATTTATTTCTCACAATGAAAAAGCAACAAAAGGTTATACAATAAAATATAGACCATGGGTAATTGCTTTTTTTGAAGAATTCGAGAGTAAATCAGAAGCTATTAAACGTGAGAAAGAATTAAAATCAAGTAGAGGAAGAGCTTTTGTTTGGGAAAAGATTAATGAATTAGGACTCATTCACTAA
- the galE gene encoding UDP-glucose 4-epimerase GalE, translating into MKILITGGAGYIGSHTIIDILENTNWDVISIDNYSTSTETTYQRIEKITGKTIMFYNVDLKDIDATKKVFEENKDIKGIIHFAAHKWVGDSVENPLKYYNNNLIGLTNILTLQKEFNIKSLIFSSSCSVYGNIDTLPVTEKTQLNKAESPYAYTKQVGERIIEDFIYANNQLKAISLRYFNPVGAHISGLNGEIQPIPNNLIPFVTQTAIGKIKQLNVFGNNYNTKDGTCVRDYIHVSDIASAHVAALKTLFENANFPNYDVINLGSGNGVSVLEIINAFEQQNNIKLNYKFGPRRQGDVESIYSDSSKALKVLGWKTNYNINDMVKSAWLWEQNLNKEK; encoded by the coding sequence ATGAAAATACTCATCACAGGCGGCGCAGGTTATATTGGCTCTCACACTATAATTGACATCCTTGAAAATACAAATTGGGATGTTATCTCTATTGATAACTATTCAACCTCTACAGAAACAACTTATCAGAGAATTGAGAAAATTACTGGTAAAACCATAATGTTTTATAATGTTGATTTAAAAGACATTGACGCTACAAAAAAAGTTTTTGAAGAAAATAAAGACATCAAGGGCATTATTCATTTTGCTGCTCATAAATGGGTTGGTGATTCAGTAGAAAACCCTCTTAAATATTACAACAATAACTTAATTGGATTAACAAATATACTTACACTTCAAAAAGAGTTCAACATCAAAAGTTTAATCTTTTCTTCTTCCTGTTCGGTGTATGGGAACATTGACACGCTTCCTGTTACCGAGAAAACACAACTAAATAAAGCAGAGTCTCCTTATGCATATACTAAACAAGTTGGAGAACGAATAATAGAAGATTTTATTTATGCAAACAACCAATTGAAAGCCATTTCGTTACGATACTTTAACCCTGTGGGTGCTCATATCTCTGGTTTAAATGGTGAAATACAACCTATACCTAACAACTTAATTCCATTTGTAACGCAAACAGCTATTGGAAAAATTAAACAATTAAATGTATTTGGCAACAATTACAACACTAAAGATGGCACATGTGTAAGAGATTACATTCATGTAAGTGATATTGCTTCTGCACATGTGGCTGCATTAAAAACATTGTTTGAAAATGCCAATTTTCCGAATTACGATGTAATTAATTTAGGTAGTGGTAATGGTGTGAGCGTGCTGGAAATTATCAATGCCTTTGAGCAACAAAACAACATCAAGTTAAATTACAAGTTTGGTCCTCGCCGACAAGGTGATGTAGAAAGTATTTACTCCGATTCGAGCAAAGCACTAAAAGTATTGGGTTGGAAAACCAACTACAATATTAACGACATGGTAAAATCGGCTTGGCTTTGGGAACAAAACTTAAATAAAGAGAAATAA
- a CDS encoding oligosaccharide flippase family protein, with protein sequence MNILKKISVFTGVNVISSGISFLLLPVLTKYLSPEDYGVLSLFTAATSFIVALLSFGTTNIIMVKLYSEKNNFGSYFRTFLGLITLNMLITVVLFLLITMVSPNFMGLPKYLILFVPIVAIGVVFFETISTLMTYKKQTIKFALFSLFKFFIEIGLVILFVIVLNYTWKGRILALFLSLLVIGIFGYRYLVSEDLLKGKLQFVFYKNLLKEGSPLILMSVSIMVMNLSDRFYLEKMVGLKETGLYSVAYSIASIELLVIGASMNVFRPMIYDYLENIKENKKRLLNLSLVFILLTLGIFIIIAFSNEFIFKYFLEVSYESASIFVIPLTLSSLFWGIFSFYISYYLYYKKNRIIGLFSVIGIVINLVLNYYCILYYGAVGAAYATLITYFSIAVLAVIFKGSILKQIKN encoded by the coding sequence TTGAATATTTTAAAAAAGATATCTGTATTTACAGGGGTTAATGTGATTTCTAGTGGAATTTCATTTCTATTATTACCTGTGTTAACAAAATATCTTTCTCCTGAGGATTATGGTGTTTTATCATTATTTACAGCTGCAACTAGTTTTATTGTAGCACTTTTGTCATTTGGAACAACTAATATTATAATGGTAAAGCTATATAGTGAAAAAAATAATTTTGGAAGTTATTTTAGGACATTTTTAGGGCTAATTACCCTCAATATGTTAATTACTGTAGTTTTATTTTTACTTATAACAATGGTATCTCCAAATTTTATGGGATTACCTAAATATTTAATACTCTTTGTTCCAATTGTTGCAATAGGGGTTGTTTTTTTTGAGACTATTTCAACACTAATGACTTATAAAAAACAAACGATTAAGTTTGCCTTGTTTTCGCTTTTTAAATTCTTTATTGAGATAGGTTTAGTTATTTTATTTGTAATAGTTTTGAATTATACTTGGAAAGGTAGAATTTTAGCATTGTTTCTGAGCTTATTAGTAATTGGAATATTTGGGTATAGATACTTAGTAAGTGAAGATTTATTGAAGGGTAAACTTCAATTTGTATTTTATAAAAATCTACTAAAAGAAGGATCTCCTTTAATACTTATGAGTGTATCAATTATGGTTATGAATTTATCTGATAGATTCTATTTAGAAAAAATGGTTGGATTAAAAGAGACAGGTCTTTATAGTGTAGCATATAGTATTGCAAGCATAGAACTACTAGTTATTGGCGCCTCAATGAATGTTTTTAGACCTATGATTTATGATTATTTAGAAAACATAAAGGAAAACAAAAAACGATTATTGAATTTGTCGTTAGTTTTTATACTGTTGACATTAGGGATATTTATTATTATAGCTTTTTCAAATGAGTTTATTTTCAAATATTTTTTAGAGGTTTCGTATGAGTCTGCTTCTATCTTTGTTATACCGTTAACTTTGTCTAGCTTGTTTTGGGGGATATTTAGTTTTTATATTTCATATTATCTTTACTACAAAAAAAACAGAATAATAGGTTTGTTTTCAGTAATTGGTATTGTAATAAATTTAGTATTAAACTATTATTGTATTCTATATTATGGTGCTGTCGGAGCTGCTTATGCTACTTTAATTACTTATTTTTCAATAGCTGTTTTGGCGGTTATTTTTAAAGGGTCTATTTTAAAACAGATTAAAAACTGA
- a CDS encoding sulfotransferase domain-containing protein: protein MINFLIVGTPKAGTTALHNYLRQHNEIFMPAKKEIHFFGSEFKFGKTRYRKRMTANEYTSFFKDSKNSQIKGETSVFYLYSKDAFLEIKEYNENMKIIIMLRHPVDFLISYHQDALYVGIENEPDFWKALDLEKNRKQGLNIPITNNFEKGLYYSELIDYATHIEKFMKTFKNNVKVILFEEFFSNPTEGYKEVLSFLEVKNNDFKLENFEIINKRRSVKSKKLNALIFKPNRVFRILLRMIFPSEELRLKIFKRVRKLNTSHQQINDLNMEEKIKLQASYLHQINILEKLLNRNLDIWKNKYV from the coding sequence ATGATTAATTTCTTGATAGTTGGAACACCAAAAGCTGGAACGACAGCCCTTCATAATTATTTGAGGCAGCATAATGAAATATTTATGCCTGCAAAAAAAGAAATTCATTTTTTTGGATCAGAGTTTAAATTTGGAAAAACAAGATATAGGAAAAGGATGACAGCTAATGAATATACATCGTTTTTTAAAGATTCAAAAAATAGCCAAATTAAAGGTGAGACATCTGTGTTTTACTTATATTCTAAAGATGCATTTTTAGAGATTAAAGAATATAATGAGAACATGAAAATAATCATAATGTTAAGACATCCAGTTGACTTTCTCATTTCTTATCATCAAGATGCATTATATGTGGGGATTGAAAATGAACCTGATTTTTGGAAGGCACTTGATTTAGAAAAAAATAGAAAACAAGGATTAAATATTCCAATTACTAATAATTTTGAAAAAGGGCTGTATTATTCTGAATTGATTGACTATGCTACTCATATAGAAAAATTTATGAAAACATTTAAGAATAACGTTAAGGTTATTCTTTTTGAAGAATTTTTTTCTAATCCCACAGAAGGTTATAAGGAAGTATTATCATTTTTAGAAGTGAAAAATAATGATTTTAAACTCGAAAATTTTGAAATTATAAATAAAAGAAGAAGTGTTAAAAGCAAGAAATTAAATGCTTTAATCTTTAAACCCAATCGAGTTTTTCGGATTTTATTGAGAATGATTTTTCCTTCCGAAGAATTGAGGTTGAAAATTTTTAAGCGAGTGAGAAAATTAAATACATCTCATCAACAAATTAATGATTTAAATATGGAGGAGAAGATAAAACTTCAAGCATCATATCTACATCAAATAAATATTTTAGAGAAATTACTGAATAGAAATTTAGATATTTGGAAAAACAAATATGTATAG
- a CDS encoding acyltransferase: protein MYRLYRKIFEIKDKVFSKIRIFHLSLKYPGLKIQGDTTIERNCKIVCVDGGILTLKDTHISEGTYIIAAQNAMIQISNSFIGRNCLLSANKEIIIKNDCLIAEMVVVRDHNHNYTLSDELTSSQGNDIGSIYIENNVWIGTKSTVLKGVTIGKNAVVGAHSLVNSNLESNSVNVGVPAKNIKQG from the coding sequence ATGTATAGACTTTATAGGAAGATATTTGAAATAAAAGATAAAGTATTCTCTAAGATTAGGATTTTTCATTTATCTTTAAAGTATCCTGGGTTAAAAATTCAAGGAGATACTACCATTGAACGAAATTGTAAAATAGTATGTGTTGATGGTGGTATTTTAACATTAAAAGATACTCATATTAGTGAAGGTACTTATATCATAGCTGCACAGAATGCTATGATTCAAATTTCTAATTCATTTATTGGTCGTAATTGTTTATTATCTGCAAATAAAGAAATTATTATTAAAAATGATTGCCTGATAGCTGAGATGGTTGTTGTAAGAGATCACAATCATAATTATACGCTTTCTGATGAGCTTACAAGTTCACAAGGCAACGATATTGGCTCAATCTATATCGAGAATAATGTCTGGATTGGAACAAAATCTACTGTGCTTAAAGGGGTTACTATTGGTAAGAATGCTGTTGTTGGTGCTCATTCCTTAGTTAATTCGAATTTAGAATCAAATAGTGTAAATGTAGGTGTTCCTGCAAAAAATATAAAACAAGGGTAA
- a CDS encoding FkbM family methyltransferase, with product MKQILKFIYKNIPFKTVVFKGVRMFRLPESIYKHLYFKGVFRVKIKRDQTFQINHYGFQVENDIFWSGLFGRWEKDSLLLWSRLCEKSDVIFDIGANTGVYSLIAKAVNKNNNVYAFDPVKRVYEKLVQNIELNNYDIKPYQIALSNNTGVAKIYDTDSEHTYSVTVNKNLNTTKSKVTEIDIETLRLDEFIPLNNINKIDLMKIDVETHEPEVLEGMGKYLRNYKPTLLIEILNDEIAGKIECLIQDLDYIYFNLNEQGSIQKVDSLTKSDYHNFLICTTAVALDLNLLD from the coding sequence GTGAAACAAATTTTAAAATTTATATATAAAAATATTCCCTTTAAGACTGTCGTTTTTAAAGGAGTGAGAATGTTTAGATTGCCAGAATCAATTTATAAACATTTATATTTTAAGGGTGTTTTTAGGGTTAAAATAAAAAGAGATCAAACATTTCAAATTAATCATTATGGATTTCAAGTCGAAAACGATATTTTTTGGTCTGGTTTGTTTGGAAGGTGGGAAAAAGATTCACTGTTATTGTGGAGCAGATTATGCGAGAAATCGGATGTAATATTTGATATAGGAGCTAATACTGGGGTTTATTCGTTAATAGCAAAAGCAGTTAATAAGAATAATAATGTTTATGCTTTCGATCCTGTAAAAAGAGTTTACGAGAAACTAGTTCAGAATATTGAGTTGAATAATTATGATATTAAGCCTTATCAAATAGCCTTATCAAATAATACGGGAGTAGCAAAAATCTATGATACTGATTCTGAACATACTTATTCCGTTACAGTTAATAAAAATTTAAACACTACAAAAAGTAAAGTTACAGAGATAGATATTGAAACTCTTCGATTGGATGAGTTTATACCGTTAAATAATATTAATAAAATTGATTTAATGAAAATTGATGTTGAAACTCATGAGCCAGAAGTGTTAGAAGGGATGGGAAAATACCTTAGAAATTATAAGCCTACACTTTTAATTGAGATATTGAATGATGAAATTGCAGGAAAGATAGAGTGCCTAATTCAAGATTTAGATTATATCTATTTTAATTTAAATGAACAAGGTTCTATTCAGAAGGTAGATAGTTTAACAAAGAGTGATTATCATAATTTCTTAATTTGTACAACAGCTGTTGCCTTAGATTTAAATCTCTTAGATTGA